The segment tcacagATCCCACCAAGTACTCCTTTATTGGATGTGTTCCTGAAACCATGCTCGCTCGTGTCTCTGCAGTGAGTAATGTTCTACAACAATATAGGAAGATTTCGTCTTCGGGTCCAAGGGAGCTTACGCCAGCCATGGTTCGCTCCATTAAAGAGGCTGACAAGCCAACAAAAAGGGGCAAGAAAACAGAAACCCAGAAGGAGGCACAAGTTTCCAAATCAACCAAGGGGCAAACCCCTAAGAAGCGAAAATCTGACAAGGCTGCTCCATCACAGCCTCAACCGAAGAAGCAAAAGAAGCCTGCTAGGAGGCTTATACTCCAATCCTTCAGTAACTCAGATTCAGAGTATGTTCCTCCCAAACATAAGTCTGCTCCTCCTTCAGAATCCgagagcgaaagctctgatgatGAGGCTTCGGGCCGAGGAGATACTCCGCCTCGCTTCCCTACCCCAGAAGTTTCGGTTCGCTCTCCACCTCCGTCTCCTCCACCTGTTACCATTCCAGTATCCATCCCTTCTATATTTCCTATCCCAACCACTCAACCAACCACTACAATTCCCATCCCTACTCCTATATTCACAGACATTACTACCGCCACTACTACCATAGGGGCTCATTCTATagctcccaatccacccgttacAACCAAACCACCAGTTACAACCGAACCACTAGTAACCACCGAACCTCCAACCACTACCAAACCCTTATCTTTTACTTCATCTACAGAAACCACCCTAGTTCTAAgtggtgaggacttggaatttgattccatgTATTTTAGTCCTTATGGTGTACAGattgacgatgatgatgatgagcctGTTACAAAGCGTCATCTCAAGGTAGTAAACAAAAAAGTTGATCAACTGCTCTCATCCTCTTCCTCTGGAGCTTACTCTGAAGCTGCTTTAAAGGCCTTGTTATCATCTGTCGTTCAAGAACACAACGCCTCGCTCTCTGCGGCCGCTAAAGCTATTGAAGCCTCCACTTCTCAATGTAAGCAAGCCTCCCTTGCTGTTGAGGGTTCCACCAAGGAGTGCAAGGATgcaaccgaaaaagtcgataaactagtgtCTGAGGCTCACTTATTTCTAGATTCCTTGCAGGCGGCTGCTAAGAAGAATGCTCAAATTGTCAATGCTTCGCTGGACACCCTTCAACGTTTGCTTCAATCTGAAAGGTCCAACCTTGAAGCTGCACGCCAAGTGATCGAAGCTGCCAACAAATCTCTACATGCTAATGTTAATGATCGCCTGACTCAACTTGAGGCAGAATTGGCTGTAGAGAATCGCATCATGGATGAGCTTGACAGGAGAACCTCTCAGCTGAAGATGCAAAATTACAAGCTTCGTACTGCAACTACTGAGCTTAATGACCTGAAGTATGAAAGGTAGGTTATTCAAAGCTCTGCTGTTGATGTTCACTGTATCCTCCTTCATCTCCTTGAAGCGCATGATCCCATCATCACCATTACTATCAGAAGGCACTTGGCTGACAAGATCGGGCCAACATTGGACATACTTAGTCATATTGAAggtgttccggtgactggtgtccagccgaaacaagggggagaaaaggcaACAACTCAACCTCCTCCTGCACCAAAACCATCCACTGAACCGAAGGGTAACGAAGCTTCGGTCAATAataaggagaaaaagaagaagaagattggggAGGATGAAACggataatgaagatgatgtctatgcTAAGAATCCTAAAAAGCCTTCTCAGAAGGCAAAGTCCTCCGATAAAGAGCTAGTAGAAAAATTCAAGAAACAACAGGCTGAGCTTGAGCAAAAGCGAAAGGAGACGGAGCTCCTAGAAAAGAAGAAGTCCATGTTTCCTATTTGGACTATAGATTCGCTCTAAAGGTGTGCCATTGATGAGCCTAGCATACTTTGGCTTGAGCTTGTGATGTCATTTGGGCTCGataactccaaggatgcacagtttgaCATGCCGATCACGCGAAAGGCATTCAATTTTCACTGCTTTAATTCAACTGCCGCCATTCCTTCTCCAGACCTGAAGGCAGATAGGGATCTGTTGGGGTTCTACTTAGAGTTTGCTCAACCCCAGTACTTGACCTGGAGTTCGAAGAAAATTACTACTGTCAAGGTTTTGAAGCCCTACTCAGCGGGGAAGTTTATTAACGGTaaattcaaagtgactcgaggcaccgaaggctcaatTCACAACTTtacccttgctgatctaccgaaccttaatccccacgactggatactcctcaacaatattTTATTGTTAAATCCACGGGAGTACCAGCCAATAATTGACCATGTCAAGCGAATGCTTGTGTGCTACATTCacgaggtagcgaagatggaccaagagattgcttctgccattcacaagcgaaccacgatCAAGACTATGGGAAAAACAGGCAATATCAATACAATGGTCAAAGGTAAGATTGATTCGAAATACCACACTGTAATGTTCGTCAGGGGCGAAGGTCAGAAATGCCTGTTCGCTCtcgttgacaaacacctcttctcaactgCTTGCCTGGAGCATATTTTGGAGATCATTCGGAGGTGTGATCAGAATAGTGCAACTGACAAGAAGTTGTTCACTGATATGCTAAGGTGGTATATCCAGTTTCGGCAGACACTTCTTGCAATAATTCCTCGGCTGTTCAAAATGATAAAGACAGTGAAGCCAAAacagaagaaataatctctcgcctcatttaaCGCAAATGGGAAGATTGTTGGGATTATGTTgcatcatgggctcggtccttagcccagttttgattgccggtattgggcctgtccaaccgtgtatgttttgttctagggtttagtatataagttgcatgcatgcagtctttgtagTCAACGCTTTAATTATTTTTCTCATTAAGTTTGtagaaaaccctagctcgcctctagagtggaagttctttgtcgagctttGT is part of the Lactuca sativa cultivar Salinas chromosome 7, Lsat_Salinas_v11, whole genome shotgun sequence genome and harbors:
- the LOC128127341 gene encoding flocculation protein FLO11-like produces the protein MLARVSAVSNVLQQYRKISSSGPRELTPAMVRSIKEADKPTKRGKKTETQKEAQVSKSTKGQTPKKRKSDKAAPSQPQPKKQKKPARRLILQSFSNSDSEYVPPKHKSAPPSESESESSDDEASGRGDTPPRFPTPEVSVRSPPPSPPPVTIPVSIPSIFPIPTTQPTTTIPIPTPIFTDITTATTTIGAHSIAPNPPVTTKPPVTTEPLVTTEPPTTTKPLSFTSSTETTLVLSGEDLEFDSMYFSPYGVQIDDDDDEPVTKRHLKVVNKKVDQLLSSSSSGAYSEAALKALLSSVVQEHNASLSAAAKAIEASTSQCKQASLAVEGSTKECKDATEKVDKLVSEAHLFLDSLQAAAKKNAQIVNASLDTLQRLLQSERSNLEAARQVIEAANKSLHANVNDRLTQLEAELAVENRIMDELDRRTSQLKMQNYKLRTATTELNDLKYERRHLADKIGPTLDILSHIEGVPVTGVQPKQGGEKATTQPPPAPKPSTEPKGNEASVNNKEKKKKKIGEDETDNEDDVYAKNPKKPSQKAKSSDKELVEKFKKQQAELEQKRKETELLEKKKSMFPIWTIDSL